CACCCGAACCGATCCTTAATTGCTCAGGCCATGGTTCGTCGTCTTCTTTTGGCGTCACAAGTAGCCTGTATTCTCCATTCTTGCTATCTACTAGGTCAATGACTGAAACTGTTCCACCAAATGTACCCACGGAAACATTAGGCCAACCAGAAAACTGAATTGCAGGCCATCCTTCAAATTGTATCCTTACTTCTCTGTTTTTTTGAATCAAAGGAACATCCATGGCACTGATATAGAGTTCCACCGCAAGGTTTGGTCGATCTGGTTGTAAAGTACAAATAGCTTCGCCTTGCTTGATTGTTTCGCCTATTCCAGCCTTTAAAGCTTTGACAACTACACCAGTTTGAGGAGCTCTAACCACATAATAGCCTTGGCGTGTGTCTACACTTGCTCTTTTGTTTACAAGTTTAGAAAGCTCAGATTGCCCATCGGCGATAGCGGCCAATGCCGAACTATAATCTGATCTAGCTTTAGCAATTTTCTCATTATATTCCGCCGATACTGCGTTTAAAGAAATAATGGCACTTAGAAGGCCCTGTTTTGAGATTTCTAGTTTGTTTTGAGTTGAAACTACTTTTGCAGAAACTTCTTGTTGTTTCATTTCTCGGCTTTCCAAACTAATTAACGACAAGATCCCTTGATCATATTGCTGTTTTCCTCTTAGGTATCTTTCATTTGCAATATTGTATTGAATACGCTCATTCACCAGGTCAGTACTATCCGAAATTACCTTTGCTCTACTTTGTGCTATATAGTTTTCTGCTTTCCTCAAACTGAATTTTCTATTTTCTTCTAGAGCGTTCATTTGGTTCTGAAGAGCTTGTACTTTTTGCCTGTAGCTATCTATTGCTTGATCTTTTGCCGAAATTTGCTCGTCAATTCGGAGCATTATATTAGGGTCAAAATACTCATCCTTAATTTCACTTATTAGAAGTAGGGTATCTCCTTTGTTAACCTTTTGACCTTCTTTAATTCTCCACTCCTTGATACTGCCGTCAATAAAGTTTTGAACTGTTTGTGGCCTGTCGGAAGGCGACAATGCGGTTAAGCCTCCTTTGCCTGTTACATTTTGTTGCCAAGGCAAAAAGAGAACAAGGATAAATACCATAAGTATACCTAGGAGCCATCGCATTAATCTTAGAATAGTGCGAGGTGTTCCTAATGTGGAAAGGATATAAATTTCGTAGTCCTTTTCCAGGGCGTCGTTAATTCGTTGTTTAGATATATTCAGCATTTGAAATCTTAATCAATACAGCGTTTAAGTCCTTCCTCATTAATGAGCGATTCGTATGTTCCATCAAGTGAAACTCTTCCTTCATCCAATACAACCAATCGGTCACAGGCTTTCATGACTTGTGGGTCATTGGAAACGGTAATAAATGTCCATGGTTGAGATTTGTCTATGAGGAATTTTAAAATGCTCCTAAGGTCTTGCTTGTCAATGTGTTCATAGCAATTACTCAGCATGAGCAGTTTAGGTTTATTTACAATACAGCGGGCTAAAGTTACTTTGGTAGAAAAACTTTGTGAAAAACGTCTCCCACCTGAAATCATTTGAGTACTTAGACCTTCTTTTAGTCTTCCAATTGCCTCTTCCATGTTCAGGTTTTTCATCACCCAATAAACATCTTTGATTTGAACTTTTCGACGGCTCATAGTAATGTTTTCCAGCAATGTTCCATCAAATATTCCATCGGCAGAAACATTTCTTTCAATAACCTCATGAAGATGCCCTTGCTCAATATCCCTTAATGAAACTCCATTAAAGTTGATGTTGCCATTATAGCTCGTGAGAATTCCTGCAAGTACATTTAGTAATGTTTCTTTACCCGACCCATTGGAACCGGTTATACATACACTTTCTCCGCTTTTGATGTGAAGGTCGCAATCTTTTAATGTTGGCGAATAATTATCTTCAAATACATAGGTGAGTTTTTGAACTTTAACTTCAATCGCTTTGTCGCTGAAATTGAAATGTTTTACTTTCCCATTCGTGCTCTCTAATGGTAAATCGGATACTTGTCCTAATTTATCCAATGCTGTTAGAAGATCAAAAACTGAATCGAGAGATAATAAGATTTTTTCTACAGAACCAACCACCAAGACCACAACAATTTCACTGGCAACAAATTGACCTATTGTTATTTGTCTGTTTATTACTAAGTAAGTACCTACAATAAGTAAACCACCAGTTACCAGTGCTTTAAAGAATACGGCATTGTAAAAAAGAACCAATAAGTAATCGAAATACTTTTTACGGTACTTAAGGTAACCATTTAGTAGCATCTCCATTCTTTGCAATGGAAGGGTTGTATTTCCTGCCACTTTAAAGGTGTAAGACGTTCGGGCCAAATCTTGAAGCCATTGTGCAATTTTGTATTTGTACTTCGATTTTACAATGTTGGAATCGAGGGTTCTTGAGCCGTAAATTCGAGTTACTCCCAATACCAGAATAATGGTGAGTAATCCAAAAATAATAAATAATGGGTGATAAGCAGTTAATAATAAAAGACCAAAAATTATTTGAATCAAAGCTGCTGTAATATCGATCAAAAGCTTTGGAAGTGTTTTTTGGACAGTGGTAATGTCGAAAAAACGATTCATCAATTCGGGAGGATAATACTTTAAAAGTGCCTCAGCTTTAATTCGTGGAATTCTAAAGGCGTAGTCAAATGCAGCTTTGGAAAAAAGACGTTCAACTAAATATTCTACTAAGGACAATTGCATGACCTGCATCACCCCTGATACAATTAATGCGAAAAACACTAAACCAATGAGAATATAAATAGAGCTAAAGACTAGACCTCCTTGCACGAGGCCAATGATCGCTTGAATTCCTAAAGGTAAAACTAGGCTAATGGCTCCTATAAGTAATGCGTAAATGTAGATTGCGATGATATCCTTTCGCTCAACTTTGAGCATTCGAACCAGCCTTTGAAAAGGTCTAAGCACCTCGTTTTGTTCCTCTTCTCGAGACTCTTCGGATACACTTTGAACAGGGAAAGCTGTCAGAATTTTAACCGTATCACCAAATAATAATGGCTCAGGGTTTTTCTCTTTAACCAATCCATTGACTTGAACCAAATA
This portion of the Spirosomataceae bacterium TFI 002 genome encodes:
- a CDS encoding Biotin-lipoyl like, with amino-acid sequence MLNISKQRINDALEKDYEIYILSTLGTPRTILRLMRWLLGILMVFILVLFLPWQQNVTGKGGLTALSPSDRPQTVQNFIDGSIKEWRIKEGQKVNKGDTLLLISEIKDEYFDPNIMLRIDEQISAKDQAIDSYRQKVQALQNQMNALEENRKFSLRKAENYIAQSRAKVISDSTDLVNERIQYNIANERYLRGKQQYDQGILSLISLESREMKQQEVSAKVVSTQNKLEISKQGLLSAIISLNAVSAEYNEKIAKARSDYSSALAAIADGQSELSKLVNKRASVDTRQGYYVVRAPQTGVVVKALKAGIGETIKQGEAICTLQPDRPNLAVELYISAMDVPLIQKNREVRIQFEGWPAIQFSGWPNVSVGTFGGTVSVIDLVDSKNGEYRLLVTPKEDDEPWPEQLRIGSGVYGWVMLDNVPVWYEIWRQLNAFPPSLKNKPEGDETNNESAKK
- a CDS encoding ABC-type bacteriocin/lantibiotic exporter, contains an N-terminal double-glycine peptidase domain yields the protein MQQQQIKTVLSQLATTFDMTYAPSIHNLEEISYDIGDFIQTLQSEAEKMGLLIIEKNVTKEHLEYSIKNNDFPIIYFTQVESDIVPVIDGRTFKPQQDFTYLVQVNGLVKEKNPEPLLFGDTVKILTAFPVQSVSEESREEEQNEVLRPFQRLVRMLKVERKDIIAIYIYALLIGAISLVLPLGIQAIIGLVQGGLVFSSIYILIGLVFFALIVSGVMQVMQLSLVEYLVERLFSKAAFDYAFRIPRIKAEALLKYYPPELMNRFFDITTVQKTLPKLLIDITAALIQIIFGLLLLTAYHPLFIIFGLLTIILVLGVTRIYGSRTLDSNIVKSKYKYKIAQWLQDLARTSYTFKVAGNTTLPLQRMEMLLNGYLKYRKKYFDYLLVLFYNAVFFKALVTGGLLIVGTYLVINRQITIGQFVASEIVVVLVVGSVEKILLSLDSVFDLLTALDKLGQVSDLPLESTNGKVKHFNFSDKAIEVKVQKLTYVFEDNYSPTLKDCDLHIKSGESVCITGSNGSGKETLLNVLAGILTSYNGNINFNGVSLRDIEQGHLHEVIERNVSADGIFDGTLLENITMSRRKVQIKDVYWVMKNLNMEEAIGRLKEGLSTQMISGGRRFSQSFSTKVTLARCIVNKPKLLMLSNCYEHIDKQDLRSILKFLIDKSQPWTFITVSNDPQVMKACDRLVVLDEGRVSLDGTYESLINEEGLKRCID